A window of [Chlorobium] sp. 445 genomic DNA:
TTCTTTGTCGTGTCGCTGAGCAATTGTGTCAGGTTATTATTTTTTGCTGCTGCTGCAAAGCAAAATGCATCATTTGTAAGTCCGTAGTAGCACTTTGAGAGTGGGAAATCAGCTAAGTCGCTCGTGGAGAAAATGCCTGCAATGTCAAACCACTCTGTTTCTGTCAGCAAGCCATCGAATTGAATGTTATTTAGGTTCAGCAGTCGCAGCGGCTTTCTTTCTTGTGGTAGCACAATAGGCGCGAAAGTTCGCCGCTCTATACCTCTGAGCATGCTTGAGAGTTGGTCGTAAATTCTATCCAGATGCGCTCTGAAGTTTTTATCGATATTTTCTATTTCTCTCTCTTTCTCAAACGCTTGCTCTCCGTAGTGTTTGAACCACATAGATTGCTCGGCAGCATAGAGTTCAACCCATGCTTGATGCCCGGTCTTTGGCGTGTTTTCACTTTGTTTTTGCACTTCAAAGTCTATGTCAGGCGTTGGGGGCGAAAGATTTGATTTTTCAAGATCTGCACGTGCCAGCGCAAGGTAGGTCCAAGCCAGTCGTTGTTGTGCGTTGCCAATCCATGTTTGAATATCTTGCTCAGCTGCCAGCACAAGTTGCTCGAGTCGCTTTGCTTTTTCGCCTTTATCTAACTTGCTGTTGCGATTCGTGTTCAGTACTTCACTTGGTCTTTGTGTGATGATGTGCGTCTTTTGACTTTCTGTACCCAGTGCTTTGAAAAAGTGCTCAAGAAATAGGGCGGTTTGCATCTTGCCATCGAGGAGTTGATGAAGGTCAAGACGCAGCGTCAAGAGATTTTGCGCGCCCGCATAGCGGCTCAGCGATTTCAACCACTCTGTAATAGCTTCTAACCAGGCCTGATTTTGCAAGCGTTCTCTCAAAGCCGCAACAGCGTCAGATTCATCAAAGAGTAGCCATAGCTGCAACCCTGCAGCTCGATAAAGACTTGCAATTTCTGCTGGCTGAATCTGTGCACTAGGTTTTCCTAAGGCTTTTGAGAGTGCTGCTTTTGGGGCAAGTACCCACAGCGCCCCGGCTTCTTCATAGAGCGGCAGCGAGGCTTGCGAAATCATCAGGGCGTTTGGTGCAAATCCTTTTGGCGCAGTGCCTACGAGTGTTTTCAGACGGTACACTGCGCGCGCAATGTGCGCTCTGGCATCATCACTTGCGTCTACTCTCAAAGGTAAATCGGCACCGTCTCCCAAGGCTTCTTTTGCCTCGTCAGAATCTATTAGCAGCGGTATCAGAGCATTAAATGCCGGCGTTGTGATGACATCAAGTCTCCACTCTCTTTGTCTCTCACTCTTTTTGAGACTTTTCCCCTTCGCCACACTCATTTGTACTGGTGCACTGCTGCTTTGGCGTAGCATAAAGAGTACCATTTCCATCATTTTGTAGGTTTCCACGACCAGTCTCTGACAATCATCTTCCCCGATAGGTCGAGCCAGTTCGTAGGTGTCGTCAGTTGGGTCTGCAGGTGTTTTATTTTCGTCGCGCGTGAAGTAGTCGCTAAGGTCAATCGAGAGTTGCTGTTCTACTCCAGTTTTTTTGTCAGTGAGTTTTCGCCCCAGTGCATAGAGCGGTAGTTGATATTTTTGGGAGAGCAGCGATATGTCAAAGTGCGCTATTGTGTAGAAAAACTTAATGCGGATGCGATCGCGTACTGTATAAAGTGCACGGTTTTGAGTCCCTACTCTTGCACCCACTTTCATATCGTTTGGCAAGAGCCGTGCATATTCTGGAAATCGTTTTAGGACTTCTTCACTAACACTGAAGCCGTTTGCTTCTTGTGTCTTAGAGACATTAAGCAGCATATCTAATTCTTTAGCCGAGAGCTCTGTCGATGATTTGAGTAAGATATCGAGCCACGCATCAGTTTCTCCGCCATATTTTTTCAGATAGCCCTGTGCATCAATTGTGTTACTGCTAAGGTCAATAAATTCTCTGAGGCGAGAGACATAGCGATGCAGGGCAGCTAAAGTTTCTGAAGAGATACAGACTGTTGCTGGCAAATCTGGCACTTGATAGAGCCGCATAGCAAGCGGGAAAAATGTGCTGGTTACAAGATGCCTCACGATTGGCTGCGGCAATTCACGGAGCGCAATATCTATGTCTGCTGTCGCATCAAGTTGCCAGACAAGATGCAACCGCAGTGGCTCATTTGCGCTCGCTTTGAGTGGCTGTGCTACGCTATTTGAACACAGAACAAGAAGTGCCAGTAGTGTCGCTGTTATTTTTATCAACTTTAAGGGCATTTAGATTCGGTGCAAATATATCATGGTCTGTGCTCTCTTGCAGTGCTGCAGCTCGTCTCTGCGTTTTCACTGTTAGAAAATTTGGTCATCTTGCTGTAAACTACCGCAAATGATTAACTTCACAGAAAATTAACACGAGAAATCATTATGCGTGCGCTTGTGCTCTTGAGCGGTGGAATGGACAGTTTAGTGACGACCGCAATTGCCAAACACTTGGGCTACGAACTTGCTGCCCTGCATCTTAACTACGGTCAGCGCACAGAGCGGCGTGAACTGAAAGCCTTTCATGACATTTGTGATCATTATCATATTGAGCGGCGTTTGGTTATTGATGCCCATCATCTTTCCCAAATCGGTGGCTCTTCGCTGACGGATCTGAACATTCCCGTTAGCCCAGCCAATCTGCACAGTCGCGAGATTCCCACAAGTTATGTACCGTTCCGCAATGCCAATATTTTAGCCATGGCAACAAGTTGGGCAGAAGTGATTCACGCTAACAAAATTTTCGTTGGCGCTGTCGAAGAAGATTCTTCTGGCTATCCTGACTGCCGCAA
This region includes:
- the queC gene encoding 7-cyano-7-deazaguanine synthase QueC — encoded protein: MRALVLLSGGMDSLVTTAIAKHLGYELAALHLNYGQRTERRELKAFHDICDHYHIERRLVIDAHHLSQIGGSSLTDLNIPVSPANLHSREIPTSYVPFRNANILAMATSWAEVIHANKIFVGAVEEDSSGYPDCRKEFYEAFNLVIRLGTKPTTHIEIVTPVIEMKKWEIVIRGMELEAPFELSWSCYQSSDIACGVCDSCALRLRAFERAGIRDPIEYVVRPSYV